The Burkholderiales bacterium JOSHI_001 genomic sequence GTTTCCTACCCAATAGGAGTCTCCGTAGCGCGTGATGCCACCCACGGTGTATTTATAGCCAATGGAAACTGTATAGCTGACCATCCCTCGGCGCGTAGACTTGTTGCACTGCGCGCTGGCGGTAACTTGCCCGGGGGCATTGACTGAGAGGCTGCGGAACAGGTGTAGCTCGCGCACCTCCATTGCGCTGATGATGCTCGCGGCGAGCAGAACAATAGCCGCTGCAACAGAAGGTGAAACCTGGCGGGAGTGAATTGTGGCCATCTACGGAGCGTACGCCGGGCGTTCTCGTGCCGCCTAACGTTCGAGCTAAGCGGGCGCCAACGGCAGGACGCCAGGCCCGGGCCGGTGAAAATGTACAGAGTACCACCGGCCCGGGCCTGGTGGCCTGCCGTTGGTGCTCCGCTTGAGCGAGGGGTTAGGCCTCACTGAGGTGCCGCTTGGAGTGCATTGCGGTTCATGACCTGCAGTTCAGTACGGAGCGAAGGTCGGCTTGAAGCTCTTCTGGGACACCTTCCCAGGCGGTGGTTTCGACAATTTGAAGGTCTTCGTCGTAAGCAGTCTTCAAAGTTGCCGCGATGTGGCGTAGCAGTTCTACATGTTCCCAGCGCTTTGGCTCGTAAGCATGAAGCGCTCGCAGAGCCCTGTGCCAACGCAGGCCGTTTGCTTCACGATAGATGTACTCGTAAGTTTCGCCCGGTTCAATTCTTGGCAAGACAAACAGCTGACCCGTCGTGTCGATGTACAGCTTGGCAACAGGGCGGGGATCCATGTTTATGGGTTTGGGTATGGTCGATTTGGGTTCTCGGGAGCGGACGCGAAAAACTGGTCGGTTGTGAGGCCTAACGTTCGAGGTAAGGCGGGCCCTACAGCGGAGCGTGTAAGGTCCGGAGCGGACGATGATAACTTTGGCCGTTCCGGGCCTTGCACGCTCCGCTGTTGGGGCTCGCCTTGACCGAGGGGTTAGGTTTCACTTTTTGCCCTGAGCGCGTATGATGTGTACGGAAGATCTGGAGTGTACACATGCGAACCAACATTGTGATTGATGACAAGTTGATGGCTGAGGCCTTGAAGGCCTCGGGGGCGAAGACCAAGAAGGAAGCTGTGGAACTCGGACTCAAGACACTTCTCCGTCTAAGTGCACAGAGCGAGGTTCGACGGCTGCGTGGAAAGGTGAAGTGGGAAGGTGATTTGGACGCTATGAGGCGCGACAAGTGATTCTCGTTGACTCAAGTGTTTGGATCGACTATCTACGCGGCAATGCGACGCCCCAGGCGGAGAAGCTTGACTCCCTCTTGGGCGTGGCGCCATTGGCGATTGG encodes the following:
- a CDS encoding transcription regulator of the Arc/MetJ class (PFAM: Uncharacterized protein conserved in bacteria (DUF2191)), with translation MRTNIVIDDKLMAEALKASGAKTKKEAVELGLKTLLRLSAQSEVRRLRGKVKWEGDLDAMRRDK